One window from the genome of Dyella sp. A6 encodes:
- the fusA gene encoding elongation factor G — protein sequence MSYNTECIRNIALAGHAGAGKTTLFEALLYAGGVIQTQGSVERGNTQSDTDAQEKARGHSIDSCIAGIDHGDCHINLIDTAGYDDFRGGTLSAFAAVETVMVVVNAANGIEHGTRRMMEHARTRKLARVLVVNRIDVEGADLDALVETLRAEFGPECLPVNLPAQGGSEVLDCFFHADGATDFSSLAEAHQRIIDQVVEIDEAAMGAYLDKGEGALTPPQLHNAFEQCLREGHLVPVCFVSARNGTGVTELLQLIERLLPNPAEGNPPPFLDDRDMPVAVNADSAKHVIADVFKIVNDPFVGKLGIFRVWQGTVRRDSQLFVDDGRKPFKVGHLFRLEARTHREIDEAIPGDIAAVAKVEEIHFDAVLHDSHEADHIHLAPLRFPQPMFGLALEPEHKGQEQKLSLALARLAEEDPCFRVEHHKELNETVVRGLSDLHLKTMLERMQERYGVTVLTRPPRIAYRETIASQAEGHHRHKKQTGGAGQFGEVFLRVEPLARGAGFEFVDAVKGGVIPGQFLPAIEKGVRQAMEGGAIAGYPMQDLRVTVYDGKHHPVDSKEVAFVSAGRKAFLDAVGRARPVVLEPIVDVEVSIPAANVGDVTGGLAGKRARIMGTDAQRGGELLIKAQAPLAELTDYSTELKSMTGGRGRYNLDLSHYEPVPPPVQKQLSEGWRPHADDD from the coding sequence GTGTCGTACAACACGGAATGCATCCGCAATATCGCGCTCGCCGGCCACGCCGGCGCCGGCAAGACCACCTTGTTCGAGGCCTTGCTGTACGCCGGAGGCGTCATCCAGACGCAGGGCTCGGTGGAGCGCGGCAACACGCAATCGGACACCGACGCGCAGGAAAAGGCGCGCGGCCATTCCATCGACAGCTGCATCGCCGGTATCGATCACGGCGATTGCCACATCAACCTGATCGATACCGCCGGCTACGACGACTTCCGCGGCGGCACGCTGTCCGCCTTCGCCGCGGTGGAAACGGTGATGGTGGTGGTGAATGCCGCCAACGGCATCGAACACGGCACCCGCCGCATGATGGAGCACGCACGCACCCGCAAGCTGGCGCGCGTGCTGGTGGTGAACCGGATCGATGTCGAAGGCGCCGACCTGGACGCGCTGGTGGAAACGCTGCGTGCCGAGTTCGGTCCCGAATGCCTGCCGGTGAACCTGCCCGCGCAAGGCGGCAGCGAAGTGCTGGACTGCTTCTTCCACGCCGACGGCGCGACCGATTTCTCCTCGCTCGCCGAGGCGCACCAGCGCATCATCGACCAGGTGGTCGAGATCGACGAGGCGGCCATGGGCGCCTACCTGGACAAGGGTGAAGGCGCGCTCACCCCGCCACAGCTGCACAATGCGTTCGAGCAGTGCCTGCGCGAGGGTCACCTGGTGCCGGTCTGCTTCGTCAGCGCACGCAACGGCACCGGCGTGACCGAACTGCTTCAGCTGATCGAGCGCCTGCTGCCCAATCCGGCCGAGGGCAACCCGCCGCCGTTCCTCGACGACCGGGACATGCCGGTCGCGGTAAACGCCGACTCCGCGAAACACGTGATCGCCGACGTGTTCAAGATCGTCAACGACCCGTTCGTCGGCAAGCTCGGCATCTTCCGCGTGTGGCAGGGCACGGTGCGGCGCGATTCGCAGCTGTTCGTCGACGACGGCCGCAAGCCGTTCAAGGTCGGCCACCTGTTCCGGCTGGAGGCCAGGACGCACCGGGAAATCGACGAGGCGATACCGGGCGACATCGCCGCGGTAGCCAAGGTCGAGGAAATCCACTTCGACGCCGTGCTGCACGACTCGCACGAAGCGGACCACATCCACCTCGCTCCGCTGCGCTTTCCGCAACCGATGTTCGGCCTGGCCCTAGAACCCGAACACAAGGGCCAGGAACAGAAGCTTTCGCTGGCGTTGGCGCGACTGGCCGAGGAAGACCCCTGCTTCCGCGTCGAGCATCACAAGGAACTCAACGAAACCGTGGTGCGCGGCCTGTCCGACCTGCACCTGAAGACCATGCTGGAACGCATGCAGGAACGCTACGGCGTCACCGTGCTGACGCGCCCGCCACGCATCGCCTATCGCGAAACCATTGCCAGCCAGGCCGAGGGACACCACCGCCACAAGAAGCAGACCGGCGGCGCCGGCCAGTTCGGCGAAGTCTTCCTGCGGGTGGAACCGCTGGCGCGCGGCGCCGGCTTCGAATTCGTCGATGCGGTGAAAGGAGGCGTAATTCCCGGGCAGTTCCTGCCGGCGATCGAGAAAGGTGTGCGCCAGGCGATGGAGGGCGGCGCGATCGCCGGCTACCCGATGCAGGACCTGCGCGTGACCGTCTACGACGGCAAGCACCACCCGGTGGATTCCAAGGAGGTGGCCTTCGTCAGCGCCGGCCGCAAGGCTTTCCTCGATGCGGTGGGCCGAGCGCGGCCGGTCGTGCTGGAACCCATCGTGGACGTGGAAGTGTCGATCCCCGCCGCGAACGTGGGCGATGTCACCGGCGGCCTGGCCGGCAAGCGCGCACGCATCATGGGTACCGACGCCCAACGCGGTGGCGAACTGCTGATCAAGGCACAGGCGCCGCTGGCCGAGCTCACCGACTATTCCACCGAGCTGAAATCGATGACCGGCGGACGCGGTCGCTACAACCTCGACCTGAGCCACTACGAACCGGTGCCGCCACCGGTGCAGAAGCAGCTCAGCGAAGGCTGGCGGCCACATGCCGACGACGACTGA